CCATGTCCGGCTCCTGCTTTCCGAATGAACACTTCCAGGGCGAACAACCGCCTTATCTCAGCAACGTGGGCACTTACCGTTCGGGAGTTGCGCCGTTTCTTCCGCCAGCGGTCACGGGTCGTGGGTGCGATCGGTCAGCCCGTTGTGTTTTGGATCGTATTTGGCGCAGGACTCGGAGCATCCTTCCAGGCCCCCGGCTGGGCGACTGCTCTGGAACGCCCGCTGAGTTATCAAGAGTATTTTCTGCCGGGTATTGCTGTACTCATCGTTTTGTTCACTGCAATATTTGCGACAATCTCCGTGATTGAAGACCGTCGTGAGGGATTTCTCCAGGGCGTACTGGTCGCTCCTGTCTCCAGGTCCGCGATTGTACTGGGTAAAGTGGTTGGAGGTTCACTGCTGGCTATGATCCAGGCCGGACTCTTCCTGTGTCTGGGGCCCATGATGTCTCTGGTCGGACTGGCACCTGACATACCGGTTTCCGTCACGCCCCTGCAGGGACTTATCGCCGGACTGTTCCTTGCAATCATCGCGATCGAGCTCACATCTATTGGGTTTCTGATTGCCTGGCCCATGAATTCCACACAGGGATTTCACGCCATCATGAGCGTGTTCCTGCTGCCGATGTGGCTGTTGTCGGGATCATTTTTTCCAGGAGGAGAGTCCGGCTGGCTGTCCCTGGTGATTCGAATGAATCCACTGACCTATGGAGTCGCGGGTCTGCGTCGTCTGCTGTATGCCCGGACACTTCCGGTTGGCGAAGCCCTGCCATCGATGTTCCTGTGCTGTACAGTGACAGTGGTCACCACACTGGTCGTTTTTACACTGTGTGTACAGTTGGTGCGGCGCCCCTCTGTGCAGAATACCGTCTGATGTTGAGCCGACGAACTGCGCTTACCACACTCGCGACAGAAAATGTGCAGGTATCCCGTGCTGCCCAGCAGTTATGAAAATAAACACGTCACCGTTATGGGGCTCGGCAACCTGGACGGTGGTGTTGCGGCGGCACGGTACCTGGAGAGTCAGGGAGCTCATGTTGTCGTCACCGATCTGCGATCGTCACATGAACTGGAGTCTTCCCTGCGACAGCTGAAAACGGATGGACTCGACCTGAAATATTATCTGGGCGGACACCCGGATGTGGCGTTTGAGAAATGTGAATTACTGGTCGTCAACCCGGCCGTCCGACCCGACAACAAAATCGTAGAACATTGTCGGAATCGTGGTGTCCGGATCACCAGCGAGATTGAACTTTTTATCGATCGTAATCCGGCGTTCACGATTGCCGTGACCGGCAGTAACGGCAAGTCCACTACCTGCCGGTTGATTTACGATCTGCTGCGGGCAAACATTGATTCCACCCGTGTCGTTCAGATCGGAGGAAATATCGGTAGAAGTCTGCTTCCGGTTCTGCCTTCGCTTCGTTCTCAGGACATCGTGGTACTTGAGCTCAGCAGTTTCCAGCTACACCGGCTCGGAGACACCGGGATTTGTCCTGACGTTGCGGTCGTGACAGGCCTCAGTCCAAACCATCTCGACTGGCACCCTGATTTCGAACATTACGAATCGGCCAAACAGGTGATCTGTTCGTCGCAGAAAAAGACGGACGGGATTGTTGTGCCGGATGATCTGGATAATTGGCCGATTCGCGGACGCTGCCTCCGTTTCGGCCTGTTTGATTCAGGGGAAGACGGCGTATTTATCGACGACGGTGCAATCATTATACGAACAGCGGGTGTGGAATCAGCAGAACGTCTTTCGATGAATTCCACACTGCAAAGCCAGCACAACCAAAAAAACCTGGCGGCAGCCGTGGCTGCCGTTCAGTTGACCGTCAATAACACTCTACAGTTACAGCCGGTTGTGCAGCAGTTCTCGGGACTGCCCCACAGAATGCATACCGTCGCGCAGGGAAGCGGCCGAAGATTTATCGATGATTCCGCGTCCACCACACCGGAAAGTACTGTGGCTGCCCTCGAATCTGTCTCATCGGGGTGTGTCCTGATTGCCGGAGGTGCTGACAAAGGAACAGACCTGAGTTCTCTGGGAAAACAAATCCGGCGATACACAGATCGTTTGGTGGCAATTGGAGCAACGGCCGCAGATCTGTCCGAAGCAGCACTGGCCGGTAACAATGGTCAACAGAACTTTACCGTGGTTAAGACAGCCGATTTTGTCAGCGCATTTGAGCATGCAGTTGAACTCACCCGACCAGGCGATATTGTGCTGTTGTCTCCAGGCTGCTCCAGTCACGATTGGTTTCCTGATTTCCAGGAACGTGGGCGGACGTTTTCCCGACTTGCCCTGGAATGGTGCGAGGCCCAGGAGAATATTAGATGAACGGAGAACCAATTCCATCGAAAAACTGCACCACCATCCTGGTGGCTGCCGCCCTGTTATTTTGGATCCGTTGTGTGAACCCGAACTCGGTGGACCTGACGGTTGTCCGAATTCCGCGAGTGACCTCGATTGTTGAAACGCCTCCACGACTGACGAAAAGTGTCCACACCTCTGTGCCGATGAAACAGCCGGATTTCGGTCGACCAGAACCTCTGGAGAGCAGCAAACTGAAAGTGATCTGACACTCGGGCCTTTCATCTTAGATTCAAAATACATCCTGGGAAATCTGCTGTGACATCAGACACAATCTCCAACCTGCTGGAGAATATCGATTCTGCGATATTGGGGAAAAACCGAGCCGTTCGACTGTCGGTGGTGGCGCTGTTGGCAGGCGGTCATGTTCTGCTGGAAGACGCCCCCGGTTTGGGAAAAACGTCACTGGCCAGGGCTCTGGCGAAGTCCCTGGGGTGTGAGTTCACGCGTCTGCAGTGTACGCCTGATCTGCTTCCGAGCGACATCATCGGTTCAAACGTGTATCTGCCTGGCACGGGTGAGTTCGAATTTCGTCCTGGTCCCGTGTTCACAAATGTCCTGGTAGCCGACGAAATCAATCGAACGACACCACGCACGCAAAGTGCGCTACTGGAAGCGATGAGCGAAAACCAGGTGTCAGTCGAAGGCGAAACACGTTTACTGCCGGCGCCGTTTTTCGTAATAGCCACCCAGAATCCTTTTGAATTTGAAGGCACCTACGCGTTGCCCGAAAATCAGCTGGATCGATTTATGGTGTGTCTCGAGGTCGGTTATCCGGACAGAACGACGGAACGTGACGTGTTGACCCGGCACCGAACAGGCGAACCGGTGGATGATCTGGAAGCCGTGACAGACAGCCAGGCGATTTTGCAGCTTCAGGAACAGGTCACGTCCGTCCGAGTCGATGATTCCATCTCGGATTATCTTCTGGCGATCACCCACCTCTCGCGCGAACACCGAGAATTATCGCTGGGAGTAAGCACCCGTGGTGCATTGACGATGTATCGAGCGGCTCAATCTTTGGCTCTGGTCAGCGGGCGTGACTACGTGATCCCTGATGATGTCAAAGAACTTGTCATTCCGGTATGGAGCCATCGTATCGTGTGTCGGGGATCGTTCGGCGACGGACAGCGCATTAAGGCGGTCCAGATTTTGAACGAACTTCTTGAATCGACACCGGTGCCGGTCTAAGGAAGGAATCCGGGACCCACTGCCGGACCTGTTCAGTCCGTGTTTCTTAGACTCACCTGCTGTTTATTTGACCAACCGCCAGGATCGTCACAGCCGCAACGTTATGACATCAGAAGAATTTGACATCATTGAATCGGCACAACTAAGACAATGGGACAACACTCATGTGTGGCACCCCTTCACTCCGATGACCGCTCATCGGAGTGAGGAATCACCGATTATCGTGGCGGGTGAGGGTTTCGAGCTGATTGATGTCAGCGGTCGCCGTTACCTGGACGGGATCTCATCACTGTGGTGCAATATTCACGGTCATTGTGTTCCCCAGATCAATCAGGCGGTCAAACAGCAACTGGACCGTGTTGCTCACAGTACATTGCTGGGCCTGGCCTCTGAGCCCTCCATTCGGCTGGCACGACAACTGGCCCAGATCACCCCTGACGGTCTGAAGCATGTTTTCTATTCAGACAGTGGATCCACTGCCGTTGAAGTCGCGATTAAGCTGGCCTACCAGTATCAGCGGCAAAAGTCATCCGGATCTGAACCGCGTGACCTGTTTATTTGTGTTGGTGAAGCTTATCACGGGGATACGATTGGCAGTGTGAGTGTTGGTGGAATTGACCTGTTTCATCACGTCTACGGACAACTGCTGTTTCCGACCAAAACGGTGCCGGCGCCCGTGGCACTGCGTATTCCCTCCGGACACACTCGCGACTCATGGATTCAGTATTGCTTCGATGAAGTCGAACGTATCGTACGTGAGGAACATCAACACGCTGCCGGGTTTGTGATTGAACCACTCGTCCAGGGAGCGGCCGGAATTCTGGTGCATCCTCCCGGTTATCTGACACATGTACGTCGACTGTGTACTGAATACAGAATTCCACTGATTATCGATGAGGTTGCCACGGGGTTCGGTCGCACAGGCAAAATGTTCGCCTGCGAACACGAAGACGTAAAACCGGACATTATGTGTCTGGCCAAGGGCATTACCGGCGGTTACCTGCCACTGGCCGCAACGCTG
This Fuerstiella sp. DNA region includes the following protein-coding sequences:
- a CDS encoding ABC transporter permease codes for the protein MNTSRANNRLISATWALTVRELRRFFRQRSRVVGAIGQPVVFWIVFGAGLGASFQAPGWATALERPLSYQEYFLPGIAVLIVLFTAIFATISVIEDRREGFLQGVLVAPVSRSAIVLGKVVGGSLLAMIQAGLFLCLGPMMSLVGLAPDIPVSVTPLQGLIAGLFLAIIAIELTSIGFLIAWPMNSTQGFHAIMSVFLLPMWLLSGSFFPGGESGWLSLVIRMNPLTYGVAGLRRLLYARTLPVGEALPSMFLCCTVTVVTTLVVFTLCVQLVRRPSVQNTV
- the murD gene encoding UDP-N-acetylmuramoyl-L-alanine--D-glutamate ligase; the protein is MLPSSYENKHVTVMGLGNLDGGVAAARYLESQGAHVVVTDLRSSHELESSLRQLKTDGLDLKYYLGGHPDVAFEKCELLVVNPAVRPDNKIVEHCRNRGVRITSEIELFIDRNPAFTIAVTGSNGKSTTCRLIYDLLRANIDSTRVVQIGGNIGRSLLPVLPSLRSQDIVVLELSSFQLHRLGDTGICPDVAVVTGLSPNHLDWHPDFEHYESAKQVICSSQKKTDGIVVPDDLDNWPIRGRCLRFGLFDSGEDGVFIDDGAIIIRTAGVESAERLSMNSTLQSQHNQKNLAAAVAAVQLTVNNTLQLQPVVQQFSGLPHRMHTVAQGSGRRFIDDSASTTPESTVAALESVSSGCVLIAGGADKGTDLSSLGKQIRRYTDRLVAIGATAADLSEAALAGNNGQQNFTVVKTADFVSAFEHAVELTRPGDIVLLSPGCSSHDWFPDFQERGRTFSRLALEWCEAQENIR
- a CDS encoding MoxR family ATPase encodes the protein MTSDTISNLLENIDSAILGKNRAVRLSVVALLAGGHVLLEDAPGLGKTSLARALAKSLGCEFTRLQCTPDLLPSDIIGSNVYLPGTGEFEFRPGPVFTNVLVADEINRTTPRTQSALLEAMSENQVSVEGETRLLPAPFFVIATQNPFEFEGTYALPENQLDRFMVCLEVGYPDRTTERDVLTRHRTGEPVDDLEAVTDSQAILQLQEQVTSVRVDDSISDYLLAITHLSREHRELSLGVSTRGALTMYRAAQSLALVSGRDYVIPDDVKELVIPVWSHRIVCRGSFGDGQRIKAVQILNELLESTPVPV
- the bioA gene encoding adenosylmethionine--8-amino-7-oxononanoate transaminase; the protein is MTSEEFDIIESAQLRQWDNTHVWHPFTPMTAHRSEESPIIVAGEGFELIDVSGRRYLDGISSLWCNIHGHCVPQINQAVKQQLDRVAHSTLLGLASEPSIRLARQLAQITPDGLKHVFYSDSGSTAVEVAIKLAYQYQRQKSSGSEPRDLFICVGEAYHGDTIGSVSVGGIDLFHHVYGQLLFPTKTVPAPVALRIPSGHTRDSWIQYCFDEVERIVREEHQHAAGFVIEPLVQGAAGILVHPPGYLTHVRRLCTEYRIPLIIDEVATGFGRTGKMFACEHEDVKPDIMCLAKGITGGYLPLAATLTTDEISEAFLGQPHEGRTFFHGHTYTGNPLGCAAAIASLELFQQHDVMANVDGIEQVIARKLHHLADHPHVAEVRQRGIMVGIELVADRSSLLPFESEHRLGHRVTLAARERGVILRPLGDVIVLMPAPAMPLPLVERICDVALESIDAAIASLPAVDG